ATTGCTTCACTATTGGGAGCGCACAGACCCGAGAAGCACGCCCAGAGTAGCTACGGCAAAAGCCGATTTTTTCCTGCCATTTCTCTCCGAGATACCCGGTGAAAAAACGCCCTATGTGGTGCAATGGAAAACAAACGGGATACCCGATGGAATACTGATAGGCCGACTGAGTGTTAGGCGCCCGCTAATAGAAATCGGCAATTGGCGGGTTCCGATGCCACGGCTTCGCACCCTGAACATTACCGAGGGTGGACTTGAGGCACTGAGCGCAGAAACTGCCCGGCAGCAGAAAAAATACCTGCAAGAGTTACTGGCCGACGGGAATCTGGACTGCATTTCCATATTTCGCCTGTCGCCGGAGGGGGAAATCGGACAATTGCTCGAACATGGACTCAACCGCCCAGGCGATGGCAACCCGGAAAAAATGGCCCGCTGGTTCACCGAACTCGTTGATCGCCACGGAAGCCCGGTCGCCACCAATTCGGCAAAAACACGCAGCGGATTTCGCCGCAAAGACCGCAAGCTGGTTGAGGCGTTTAACGGTTCCGTTGAAGTACGGGAAATTCGCGACCCGGCAGACGTCGCTGGTTTTTTAAAGGTGGCCGTTAACATCGTAGCCGCCAGCTATCAACAGAGCATCGGCGTGGGAGTAAAGGACGATGCGTCCTGGAAAAGTGTGTCGAGAATCCACGCCAGCAACGGCAGCTTCCGCGGCTACCTGCTGGAAGCCGCAGGCGAACCCATTGCCTATATCGTAGGGCCGTTAGTAGACGGTACCTTTACCCTGCTGGCCACGTCCTTTCTCCCACAATACGGAAGATTGGCACCGGGCACCTATTTGCTTCGCAGAGTAATCGAACGACTACAGGACGAAGGCGTTCGCTGGATCGACTACGGTATTGGCGATTACAGTTACAAAGAACTCTATGGCACCTGGCGGCGGGAAGATGCTTCAATGAATTTTTACGCGTCGTCACCTAAAGCACGTGCTGCCAGGCTGCTAAACAGCCTGGCCAATACCGCCAACCGATTCCTTCAATCCAGCGGCCTGCTGAAGCGTCTCAAGCACATACGCCGACTTGTTATCGACCGTCTGAGAAAAACCTAAGCAGACGCGTATTCCCCGTAGCGCGATCGTTGAACTGCAGCAAACGTTCGATCAGTTATTTTCACCCTGCTCAGAGAGCTTATCTTCCGTGCGAAGTTCAAAGTCACTGGCATCGTGTCGCTCGTGCAACTGCTCGGAAGGGTCGCCCCAGGTGCGGTTCACCATATTCCCACGTTTGACGGCTGGACGCTGGCCAATTTCATCCACCCAGCGATTTACATTTTTGTAGGTGTGGGCTTCAAGAAACTCCGCGGCATCGTAGGCCTTGTTTTTTACCACCGCACCATACCAGGGCCAGATGGCCATATCGGCGATGGTGTACTCCTTACCGGCAATATACGGATGCTCGGCCAGCTGGCGATCGAGAACGTCCAGTTGGCGCTTGACCTCCATGGTGTAGCGATTAATTGGGTATTCGTATTTTTCCGGCGCGTAGGCGTAGAAATGACCAAAACCACCGCCAAGAAATGGCCCCGCCCCCATTTGCCAAAACAGCCAGTTCAGGGCTTCGGTACGCTGTTCCGGCGTGTGCGGCAAAAAGGCGCCGAACTTTTCCGCCAGGTACAGCAAGATAGAGCCTGACTCAAACACGCGGATCGGCGGCGTGGTGCTGTGGTCTACCAGTGCGGGGATTTTGGAATTGGGGTTGATATCCACAAAGCCACTGGCGAACTGGTCGCCTTCGGTAATGCGGATCAGGTGAGCGTCGTACTCGGCGCCCTTGTGTCCCAGTGCCAGTAGCTCTTCGAGCATGATCGTCACTTTGACACCGTTGGGGGTAGCCAGAGAATAGAGCTGCATCGGGTGCTTGCCCACCGGCAGTTCTTTTTCATGGGTGGAACCGGCGATGGGGCGGTTGATATTGGCGAACTGACCGCCACTTTCAGAATCCCATTTCCAGACCTTGGGTGGGGTATACACATCCGACATATCAACGACTCCAGCTTCGATGGGTAAATGTAATTTGGGGAGGCTTATCAATTTAATTGGCGTGCTTCACGCGCAGCCGCGCGATGATATCACCGGCAACTTTTTCCCCGTACAGAGAAAGACCACCCTGGCGAGCCCTGGCAACCCATAGGCGCGCTTCCTGCGCGTCGCCAGTCTGGTCGCGTACGGATAACATCCCGGCAAGGTTTAGCATATTGCTCACATCCCCGGGAACCAGATCAGCTAACTCGCGACGGATGTTGATCACGCGGTCGTGCTGATCGGTCCGCCTCAATGCGGCCGCAATGCGATTCAGATACATAGGGTAGAAATCCGGGTAGTACTCCTGCAACGGCTTCTCCAGGGTTTCCAGTACCGCAAGGGATTCCGTATAGCTACGCTGCTGATACAAGGCATTGGCGTAGCGATAGCGTATCAAGGGATCCTGACAGTCCAGTTTGGTAACCAAGTAGGCCAGTGCCTGAATCTGGTCGTCAAAAGCCTTCAGAGTGCGAGGGTCTCCACGCCCCAGTTCATCAAATAACCGCGCCCATTTGGCATAGTTGCTCAAGCCAACGTCCACCGCCCAGTCAGAATGCTCCCCCTGGCAAGGGGAGGGGGATGAGCCATATGCGGCCAACTCAACCTGATCCCGCGGCCGCCCACGATACGCAAACGCCTCCACTGCCGTGTCGTAGCTGCGATTGGGCTCCGTAGCTACTGTGGGAAAACTGAATATAAGCAGCAAAACAGCCGCAAGCGGTCCAAGCAAGGTAACAAATTGGGGGCTTTTTCCGGGGTTAGTCAACATGACTCAAGTTCCATCTTTAATTTCAAGTTGAATATCGATTCTCTACATCCGCGTGTGGATTTGTATACGCCTTCTCATCAATCACGGCAAAGGACCAGCTCTAAAAACAAACTGTTGGGATCGTCGGTGTACTCTGCAAAGGGAGGGCACTCAGTAAACCCGTGGCGTCGATACAGTCGGTGTGCTGGCTGGAAGAACGCCATGGAACCGGTTTCCAAGCTGAGGCGTGTATAGCCCCGCCGACGTGCCTCAGCGATGATGTGCTGCAACATGGCACTTCCCACACCCCGCCCCCGCGCATCGGCGCCGGTACGCATGGACTTGATTTCGCCATGGTCCGCAGACAGCGCCTTCAGCGCGCCGCACCCTACCAGCTGGTCTCCGTCATATACCGACCAGAAAGTAATGTCCGGCTGGCGCAGCCCGTCCAGATCCAGGGCGTGTTTGCTCTCCGGGGGCGAGGTAGCACGCATATCATCGATATGCGTCTGTAAAAGCTCGGCAATTTCCTTGCCCGTGAGGTCATCCCGAATGATTTGTAGTCCTTCCAGCATCGTCAGCGCCCCAATTTTTAGGGTTGGATATGATGCCAGAGTTTACCTCAATTCTACTGAGGGAGCCCCCGACTACTATTTCCACTTGCGCCGAATCAGCCAAATTATTATTCCTCTTACGACACGAGCGCCACCTTTAATCTCGCGAGTGGTTGCTTTCAATTTTTTGGACAAGTTGTTATACGCTTCCCTTGTCGGGTATGGCATAGCCCAGCACCAAGTGATTCACACGGATCACAAGTTTCTATCTCGCACTCGCGAAGGGCACGACACATGGCACTCGCAAAGTTTCCGAAAATAACCTGTTTCTATCCGTGTGCCCGCGAAGGGCGCGACCGATCTTGTCTGTGTCATGCCACAGCATCACCATGTTTCTATCCACGCGCCCGCGAAGGGCGCGACGTTTTATCTCCAATGTTTTTTCGCTTGCTTTTTTGTTTCTATCCACGCGCCCGCGAAGGGCGCGACCAGCAGGCGCAGTGATACCAGGAATGCGATAAATCGTTTCTATCCACGCGCCCGCGAAGGGCGCGACGTCATATACTCTCGGAACGCCGTTTTTATCGGTGTTTCTATCCACGCGCCCGCGAAGGGCGCGACGGTGTGTGATGACGGGCTATGCGAGGAATACCAGGTTTCTATCCACGCGCCCGCGAAGGGCGCGACGGGCCAGCAACGACCCGTTTGCGAAGCGTCTGCTGTTTCTATCCACGCGCCCGCGAAGGGCGCGACAGCGTACACATTAATTTTTGTTTCGTTGAGACAGGTTTCTATCCACGCGCCCGCGAAGGGCGCGACCTGCTGGCTATCGGCAGCGTGGCCAATCGTTCACTGTTTCTATCCACGCGCCCGCGAAGGGCGCGACATAGCGTCGCTACCCTGTGCGGTTGGTTCAGGTGTTTCTATCCACGCGCCCGCGAAGGGCGCGACTCGCGGTTCTGGTCGCATTTTTGCAGGAAGTCATTGTTTCTATCCACGCGCCCGCGAAGGGCGCGACCATGAAAAGAGCGTCGGCGCGGTCTGTGAGCGTGTTTCTATCCACGCGCCCGCGAAGGGCGCGACACCAGCGGCCGGAAATAGCCTACAGGCCAAGGGAGGTTTCTATCCACGCGCCCGCGAAGGGCGCGACTCCTTGTGTATTTTTCCGATATTGGGTGACACAAGTTTCTATCCACGCGCCCGCGAAGGGCGCGACGTGGTCTTGGACTGCTTCTTCGGCACCTTGAGTCCGTTTCTATCCACGCGCCCGCGAAGGGCGCGACGGTGTGCGCTTCCATCCACAACTGCAGGTGGGTGGTTTCTATCCACGCGCCCGCGAAGGGCGCGACGCAAACATCCAATTTTCCATAAGCTCTTTAATAGGTTTCTATCCACGCGCCCGCGAAGGGCGCGACGCAGACAATCATCAACTCCGCCAAGGTGGAAGTGGTTTCTATCCACGCGCCCGCGAAGGGCGCGACCCAGGTCTACGCACGCTATGAGCGCAGGCACAAAGTTTCTATCCACGCGCCCGCGAAGGGCGCGACCCGCCAGACGCAGCAACACCCCCGCCACCAGGCAGTTTCTATCCACGCGCCCGCGAAGGGCGCGACAGCGAGGCCGGCGAAAAGCTGCGCGCCCTGGCGGGTTTCTATCCACGCGCCCGCGAAGGGCGCGACAACAAGGCCCATAGCAGCCATGCCGACTGCGGTAGTTTCTATCCACGCGCCCGCGAAGGGCGCGACCTTGCCGCTGCGGTTGGCGGACGCCAGCGCCCGGTTTCTATCCACGCGCCCGCGAAGGGCGCGACCGTCAAACGGTAGCCAGGCAAACACGTTTTCCATGTTTCTATCCACGCGCCCGCGAAGGGCGCGACCCAAGTCGTCGGCCAGGCGGTGGAGGCGTTCATTGTTTCTATCCACGCGCCCGCGAAGGGCGCGACAGATCCGCGGTACCAACGCGCTCGCCGGCTCGGCAGTTTCTATCCACGCGCCCGCGAAGGGCGCGACTGTTGACCAGAGTGGGCACCCAATCAAGGACAGAGTTTCTATCCACGCGCCCGCGAAGGGCGCGACATTCGGGATGCGTATAATCGCGCCCGGATCAAAGCGTTTCTATCCACGCGCCCGCGAAGGGCGCGACGGTGGGGCTGATTTGGATATTGAGGGGATAACATGTTTCTATCCACGCGCCCGCGAAGGGCGCGACGTGTAGTGCGCGCGGTATAATTTGCCCTCCCACCAGTTTCTATCCACGCGCCCGCGAAGGGCGCGACGATAAAAACGGCGTACAGCGAAAATATGACGCGGGTTTCTATCCACGCGCCCGCGAAGGGCGCGACAGTTGACCGCGGTTACCGTTGCACTGCCCGTGTTGTTTCTATCCACGCGCCCGCGAAGGGCGCGACTTGACTATTCCAGGAGCTACCAGACGCAGCGCCGGTTTCTATCCACGCGCCCGCGAAGGGCGCGACCCGAAGCTTTTAAAAGACCCATTGGGGCCGTGATGTTTCTATCCACGCGCCCGCGAAGGGCGCGACTCCATCTTCGTATCTCTCGCCCACACCATCCACGTTTCTATCCACGCGCCCGCGAAGGGCGCGACGACCGATTCAGGTCCCGAAGTTTTGTTGCATCAGGTTTCTATCCACGCGCCCGCGAAGGGCGCGACCGTCCAGGCGGTTTTCCCCGTAGCCGTTTTCGGAGTTTCTATCCACGCGCCCGCGAAGGGCGCGACTGGTTGTTTCCTCAGAAATTGTCGTTGGTGTTTATGTTTCTATCCACGCGCCCGCGAAGGGCGCGACTCGAGGCGCAGGGCCAGCTGGATATTACCAAGCTGTTTCTATCCACGCGCCCGCGAAGGGCGCGACTGGACCACCAAAGCCAGCTGGATATCACCAAGCTGTTTCTATCCACGCGCCCGCGAAGGGCGCGACTTGTGCTGTCGTTGCAGCAGCAGGTGGAGGGCAAGTTTCTATCCACGCGCCCGCGAAGGGCGCGACCTGGCTAAAAAATGACACGTTGCCCAGGGACCCGGTTTCTATCCACGCGCCCGCGAAGGGCGCGACCTGCCGGCACTAGTGCCCAAGGCGTTGTTGTAAACGTTTCTATCCACGCGCCCGCGAAGGGCGCGACAGGGTTTTTGTGAGGTGCGGGCACTTATAACGCCGGTTTCTATCCACGCGCCCGCGAAGGGCGCGACTTGCCCCCGGCCTCAAGTACTACGGCTGACCCATGTTTCTATCCACGCGCCCGCGAAGGGCGCGACGTCCAGCGCAGCGGCACCCGCGTAGGCACCCGTGGGTTTCTATCCACGCGCCCGCGAAGGGCGCGACACGACCAGCGCACCTGTTCCGCACCATCAAAGCGGTTTCTATCCACGCGCCCGCGAAGGGCGCGACGACGTCCACCAGCGGGGTCGCGGTGAGTACGCCTGTTTCTATCCACGCGCCCGCGAAGGGCGCGACGCTGGCTTGTTGTAGTCGCGGCGCGGGATAGTGCGTTTCTATCCACGCGCCCGCGAAGGGCGCGACCTTCGGGGACGTTTTTGTCGTAGTCCGAAATCGTGTTTCTATCCACGCGCCCGCGAAGGGCGCGACTCACGGCAACGTGATCAGCTCGTTTACCGTTGAGGTTTCTATCCACGCGCCCGCGAAGGGCGCGACTGGGCGTACTCGATCAGTCCGGCATGGTGTTGCAGTTTCTATCCACGCGCCCGCGAAGGGCGCGACTGCCCTGTCCTTCGCGCAAACCGCCAACACGTCAGTTTCTATCCACGCGCCCGCGAAGGGCGCGACTGCTCGGGATACGCGACACGGCGGTCTGCGAATTTGTTTCTATCCACGCGCCCGCGAAGGGCGCGACGTATCGCCAGCAGGAATTCTATTTGGCCCTGGGTGTTTCTATCCACGCGCCCGCGAAGGGCGCGACCCACTGAGGGTTTTGAATATGTACGGGCGTTATGTTTCTATCCACGCGCCCGCGAAGGGCGCGACGGCGGCAGCCGGTGCGCCCCCACTTTGATAACCAGTTTCTATCCACGCGCCCGCGAAGGGCGCGACCGCGCAATTGTAAGTTGTTAAGGGGAAAAGAGAAATTCTGCAATTTCCGCTAATCAATGCAGTTCGGAAAATATAGGGCCAAATGATGCGTAGAAAAAATGAGCAACCATCAGAAAATCAATATGTTAGGACTCCGCTACCCCCCCAGGGTTCGCATGAGTACTGGAGGTCAGCGGCTACAGAATCAACGCGTCGCGAAGAGGATCTTCGACCTGTTTGGCTCCGAAATGCTCGACCCGCTGGCGACCTCGCTTGCCGAGAGAATAGAACCTGAGACTATCTTCGTCCGACTCATAAGTTTCCAGTAGCCGATTCTTGAGGAAGGTAAACTGGGCTGGGTCAACTTCGCATTCGAATACGGAGTTCTGAACTCGGACACCGTAGTCCAGGCAGATTTTCGCGATGTTTCTCAGTCGTCTACGACCCTCCGCCGTAGTAACGCTGACATCGTAAGTGACGAGAACTAGCATTTCATTTCACCACGTAGGGTGTATAGCACTCTGTATCCCCTCTTAGATGCCGGGCCAACAGCAGAGCTTGACTGTGAGGTAACAGGCCAATTGGCAACTGCTCT
This is a stretch of genomic DNA from Microbulbifer bruguierae. It encodes these proteins:
- a CDS encoding tetratricopeptide repeat protein; amino-acid sequence: MLTNPGKSPQFVTLLGPLAAVLLLIFSFPTVATEPNRSYDTAVEAFAYRGRPRDQVELAAYGSSPSPCQGEHSDWAVDVGLSNYAKWARLFDELGRGDPRTLKAFDDQIQALAYLVTKLDCQDPLIRYRYANALYQQRSYTESLAVLETLEKPLQEYYPDFYPMYLNRIAAALRRTDQHDRVINIRRELADLVPGDVSNMLNLAGMLSVRDQTGDAQEARLWVARARQGGLSLYGEKVAGDIIARLRVKHAN
- the cas2 gene encoding CRISPR-associated endonuclease Cas2; its protein translation is MLVLVTYDVSVTTAEGRRRLRNIAKICLDYGVRVQNSVFECEVDPAQFTFLKNRLLETYESDEDSLRFYSLGKRGRQRVEHFGAKQVEDPLRDALIL
- a CDS encoding GNAT family N-acetyltransferase, whose product is MPRLRTLNITEGGLEALSAETARQQKKYLQELLADGNLDCISIFRLSPEGEIGQLLEHGLNRPGDGNPEKMARWFTELVDRHGSPVATNSAKTRSGFRRKDRKLVEAFNGSVEVREIRDPADVAGFLKVAVNIVAASYQQSIGVGVKDDASWKSVSRIHASNGSFRGYLLEAAGEPIAYIVGPLVDGTFTLLATSFLPQYGRLAPGTYLLRRVIERLQDEGVRWIDYGIGDYSYKELYGTWRREDASMNFYASSPKARAARLLNSLANTANRFLQSSGLLKRLKHIRRLVIDRLRKT
- a CDS encoding GNAT family N-acetyltransferase, with translation MLEGLQIIRDDLTGKEIAELLQTHIDDMRATSPPESKHALDLDGLRQPDITFWSVYDGDQLVGCGALKALSADHGEIKSMRTGADARGRGVGSAMLQHIIAEARRRGYTRLSLETGSMAFFQPAHRLYRRHGFTECPPFAEYTDDPNSLFLELVLCRD
- the yghU gene encoding glutathione-dependent disulfide-bond oxidoreductase — protein: MSDVYTPPKVWKWDSESGGQFANINRPIAGSTHEKELPVGKHPMQLYSLATPNGVKVTIMLEELLALGHKGAEYDAHLIRITEGDQFASGFVDINPNSKIPALVDHSTTPPIRVFESGSILLYLAEKFGAFLPHTPEQRTEALNWLFWQMGAGPFLGGGFGHFYAYAPEKYEYPINRYTMEVKRQLDVLDRQLAEHPYIAGKEYTIADMAIWPWYGAVVKNKAYDAAEFLEAHTYKNVNRWVDEIGQRPAVKRGNMVNRTWGDPSEQLHERHDASDFELRTEDKLSEQGENN